attTTGTTTTGATATGATCAATTTTAGCCTTGCCATAtaatcctattaacatacatctagcagttaatATTTACAGAAAATATAGGTAAAAAAGtaaagtgcgagaaaataaaGCCTACGTTATTACAAACCATAGGCAGTTACAGTAATTGGCCAAAAAAAGTGCGAGAAAAGTTTACCTCATGCAAAAGAAAAGTTCATAGTTTCAATAAAAGACATGTAACAGGCCTTACAACCGAGTTTTGTCTGCCGTCACCCCTATTCCATGAGTGTAACCCCTTGGCAGTTTATTCAAATGATGGCATTGGGCTTCCTTTCAACTATAGGCCAACGATTTCTTTCTCTTGACACCCCTTTTGGtgtctgtttgtttattttattttaattacctgcttttattgtttattttagttttgacatataaaaaacacaaaaaatattaattgattatatatatatatatatatatatatatatatatatatatatatatatatatatatatatatattgaaaaatatcaaaaaatgtgttgttaatttatattctctttatttaatattttaaatttatcattattCTTCTACCTTCGTACCTGCCATTTTCTTGTTTATTGTGAGGTGCATTCGAGTTGTTCATCTATTTTCGTGGATATTtgcaaattcatcctcaatctcctcCACTGGATCTCACTAATTCCAGATCTGAAGGACCAGAACGCGCTGCTCTACCATAGATCTCCACCACACTGAATTAGGTTTTCATTTTCGCGCTCATTTCTTCTTTTGtcatgtaactgccccaaagtctTGTAATGGCTTGTATTCCTTCTATATTTTGCCTCTATTTTCCCTgcgggtgtttattgtaatattttagaattatatttctgcctttatttttctgcccacaggtgtttattgtaatagcgtaggaacttttaattctgcctttattttaattgcgtggttagtaatcttagggagtgcaagccttgttaaaatgaattagCCCACTTatctacaagataaataactgaatttaaccacgtgattgtgccacacacacctttagggtagcctttcttgttgtctgttgccttattatttaatttgttgccttgttgcctttaaaatagtcaagtcccttgattccgaggatacctaaagcaaatgttgccctcagttcattcatcatcaaatttgtccctcgaagttgcctcggtaaatgatgatttgtccctattgctaaggtatcctcgcatgatgcctaaaaagattaatgactattctatccttctcgagactacctgccctctttatggtacggtcagtcttatggcgaacgataattccgatgacccttcaacatccaatacaaggacttcctacccctatggtatggatagccctgaaaggctaaaagaacctttttttttataaatctagGGTAATTGcttctaattgcttgctctggtttaaattcaattttgctctttttttagaaaccttcaaaaaggctacccTTGTTTACAAACTAAAGTCCTTCTTCAAATTCTTTTTCTACTTAAtgcaaacatttttgaaaacaaattgagctaagcaattaagagcccatggataaccatggatacaaagggtgctttaaaccttccctttgtataacttacccccgaactcaatctcttttaaaaggtcttttttctgttcttttagcctttctataaattggataaaataaaattcggcggcgactcttgctatccgcaacatttcaaaaaaagtcagttctcccaccgtattacagacaaCATTCAGGATCTTCTACCTTTGTATCGTTAGATAGCTGACAGGGGTATCAGAGCCATTGCAGAGGGTTTATTCCCTGAGGGAACTGCTTTTAGGCGTGTGCTGGATGATATGATCAGGCAGGCAGAGAGTGCATTTCTGTATGGTCGACATCGTGTCAGGACCCGTGGGACACTTGATGCTAGGGGTAGAGCCAGCAGAGCCCTTGGTGGACTCGGAATGGATGGTACGCAGGATGACACCAGACATACTCAGTAGTTATATTAGATgatgtatttatatatatttttttatgtatatgATGATGTACTCGACACTTTGACtttcattatttatatattgtatttttattggtcTACCTACTGTTGTCTTTTATTACAATTCAGCGGTGTATATTTATGAACAATAAAGCAACAAGAAACCATTGGGTGATCTACAATacattcaaaaaattcaaaaaatagcaGACTGTTTCGTAAATGTATCTACGGAAGTACCTTTGTTCCAAAAACACTGGGTGCTTGCgtaaatgcatctacgaaagtattGCTAAACTGAatataagataaaattaattGTGTTTTATACGCTTCGATAAATGTATCTACGgaagaaattaaattttttcaaaatttaaagtgTTTCTGGAGATAAAATTGGAATTTTGCATAGTCTATAATAAATGCATGGGATTGAATGAGAaactttcataaaataaagataatttAGAGATTAAAATATACCTATTTTCTAGTAACGTTTTAAAATTTCAAAGGCAAGAAGAACACAAGTAGGTTCGGACAGCTATCGCTTAGTGTGTTTTTCGTCATTCTAAATATTTTCTCTctcctctcttcttctctttctctctcctctcCAGCTTTTATTCTCTCTCTTTCAGTTGTGTTTGTGTGTGCCCTTTCTGTATCAGCCAAAGGGTAAAACCAAAACCCCACACCACTGTTTTCTTCACAACACTGCAAAATCTCTACTTTTCTATACCTCACACCATTGAACACCCTGCACTCTTACCCCAAGTAATTGTTTTCCCCCATTCATCACTATAGCAACTTCTTTCACTATTCAGGTAAAGTTTTTATCTATAACCTTTCCAAATTTTCCTTATTGTTTCCATTTTTTCAATTTAGACaagttttttttatcatatacTAGTTTCAATGATGCTGATTCAGTGGCTTTTGGGGGGGTTTTTTGTGCTTTGATTTGTCTTCAAGGTGAcagtgttttattttttgttttctactACTGTAGGAAAGTTTTCATCtttaaaaaatttccttttttttagaTATAACGTGTTTCGATGAATCTTATGAATGTGGTTGTTGTTGGttaacgttgttgttgttgttgttgttggtagtgTTTGCTCAGTGTTTTCCCCTTTTCTGGTGTGTTGTTCTTTTTCATGTTTGGAGAAAtgtctttttttcattttctttttttttcttcaacattttaattttcttatgaaTATTTTGTGTTAATGGTTTCTTCTTGGTTTCTTCTGTGCTTGGTTGTTGCAGGAGGGTCATATTTGGagttaatttttctgtttgttatCTTGAAGTTTACATTTCCCCATGACATTTTGATACCTTCACATTCACCTCCTCATATTTCCCAAGGTATGTTTCATTCCCTATTGGTCATTTACCGTTTTCTTTtcgtttttttataataaataaataaaaatcaattagtTCAAGGGTAAAATTGTACAGTACTACATTTTAGGTAGTGTTTGTCTGAGATAGTCTTGGATACAGATTTGCAATGTTCATTTTAGGTATATCAATATCTCATAATACAATGTTTCTTGGGACTATTATTAATCTTAAGGAGATTTGGGAATTTGCTGTGTGGGATATCCTTGTAATTTCACAAAGACACAGAATCTCAACTTGTATAATTTCTgacttttttcaataaaaataaagaggCATGTGAACTTCTGACACGATGGATGTTGAAATGACATAAACATTGGGAAGATGTTATATGTTACAGTCACTTACACATAATAAAATATTCCTACATTTTTCGaaaaacattttatatttttattttccccATTTTGCCCTTTATATTAcacatttttatttcaaaatttatgctgattaataaatattaatatattatactaACTTACTAGTTACataaatcaaattttcttttttcttcttttttactaGTTGAGTCACACACCGTCCTTTGTGTTTGTTTGAGGAACATTTTTTGTTGTCATGATTATAAAGTTTCATGTCTATGTCAGATATTTCACTTTAAATATTGGGTTATGTCCCAAACAGTGTTTGTCACTGTATGGTTAGATCTTCAAAGATGCTCAAATGGATATCCATAACTCAGAGAATCCTAAGGGTTATAATCagagaatatatatataataattttatctaAATATGCTCTTCATGAtcacaatttttattattttattgaaatttgaATCCTTTTCAGAGATATTGTCTTCTACAATTACACATTATAAATTCTCAttttcttggatttttattttctaCTTTTGCAGATGGAATCAGTGAAACCTTCTGCAGTAACAACACCAAGCAAGAAACTAGCTAGAAACTTTGCTAAAGTTCTTCATCTCAGAGCATTTTTGAAGAATGTTACTATATCTGAAACAAATCCAAAGGATGAAACAACTGCAATCAATTGGTCTGAATCATTCAAcagagttgatgaagatgaagagctTCAAGAACAAAGGGTTGCAACAGAAGCACTTCTTGCAAAGGTTTTCGCTAGCGTTTCGACGGTGAAAGGCGCTTATGCTGAGCTGCAACATTTTCAATCACCTTTTGATCCGGATGGAATTGAAGCTTCTGATAAACTGCTAGTTTCCGAGTTGAAGCATTTGTCTGAGCTTAAGCAGTGTTATTTGAAGAAACAGTTTGATCCTTTGCCCGAGAAAGCGATACTCGAAGCTGAATCGAAGGAGACAAAAGGTGTTATAAAAACCTATGAGGTTACAGCGAAGAAGTTGGAGTCACAGGTTAGGCTCAAGGATTCTGAGATTATGTTTCTTAAAGAGAAGTTAGCGGAAGCTAATAGTCATAACAAGTTGATTGAGAAGAGATTGAATCAAAGTGGATCGTTATCGGTATCTTCATCTTCGCTAGATAATAATGTTCACATATCAGGGTTAAGTCCTAGCCATTTTGCTAGCATTCTTCGTCACACGGTTAAATCGATTAGAAACTTTGTGAGGTTAGTTGTTGATGAAATGAGATCTGCAAAATGGGATATCGATGCTGCTGTCGATGCTATTGAACACAATGTTGTCTACTTGGTAGAAGATCACAAGTGCTTCGCAATCGAATCCTTTGTTTGCAAAGCAATGTTCGACGCGTTTCACTTCCCTAATTTCAATCTTCCAAACGAGTCCCTTCCGGACGACAGAACCAATCAACAAAACTGGTTCTTCCAGAACTTCAACGAGCTGAAATCAACAAAAGTTAAAGACTTTCTCGCCTCGAAACCACGATCCTCATTCGCCAAATTCTGCATGAACAAGTATCTGAGACTCGTCCATCCGAAAATGGAGTCATCCTTTTTCGGAAACATGAATCACAGAAACTTCATAAGCAACGGAGAGTTTCCAAAAAGTGAATTTTTCGCATCGTTCGCTGAAATGGCGAAAAGGGTTTATCTATTACATTGTTTAGCATACTCTTTCAAAGATCAAGCTGAGATTTTTCAAGTTTCAAAAGGGTGTAGATTTTCTGATGTGTACATGGAAAGTGTGAACGATGAAATCTTCATGTGTTCTTCAAATTCAGACAAGACAACAACAATAGTTGAGCCAGAACAAGAACCAGTTGTTGGTTTCACTGTTGTTCCTGGTTTTAGAATTGGTAAAACAGTTTTACAGTGTCAAGTTTACCTCATGCAGAAGAAAAGTTCATAGTTTCAATAAAAGACATGTAATAGGCCCTACAACAAAGGTGAAGGACATGGCATGGCATGAAAAACGAGGGCATTTTTGTCCttttgtgttttgtttattttagaaaaatgaaaagaaaaggaaagctAGTGGACCATAGCATTGGGAACAACCTTTTTCTTTTAgaatctttttttgtttttttgttttaattttatcaagattttatatatttatgaaaAACATCCCCCTAAAAATTTGTTGATATCAGGGCGGTGACAGGGGTGGTCTAGCTGTTATGCATCTGTAGAAGACATTGCATGATATAATatgtatataataatattatgataTATAGGTAGGAATTTTATAATGCTCttttgctttttatttttattattatttatgatttttgctgTGCCTTATTCCTCCTTTGTTGAATTTGGTTAGGTTATTTTAATGTATCTTTGTCTGTTGATGACTTTCTATGGGTGTTATATTTAAGTGTACTAGTAGCTCTATGCAATTTCTTTTATCGATTTTATTACTTTATTCTAAAACTTTGGTTGGTTTCAGCATCTTgtgtaaaattaaaaattaaagtgcATGCGTCTACAAAttatagaaataaataaattttttcaacTATATTCTTAGCTAAGATGTAATTATGGCTCATCAACCGgatatgattaatagaataattcTAAACCGGATGTGATTAATAGAATATTCGTTCTGCTCTCTTATAGAGATGAAGAATTAAAATATCTTTGTCCCACCACTATTCAAGTATTCCTTTAACTACACCTCTaagttcattttatttcttttaattttttttccataaatttggTCTTTTAACTTATTAATAAATGCATACAAGTCTTTTCCGTCTGTTTTTCTCAAACGTCCGTTTACTCAATCTACGTGGCAGCTGAGTTGACACGTCAGTGTCATCTTCCTTAAGTTCACAGATCCAAAAGAACATTTTTTCATCATCCTTCATTTTCATCTTCCTTTTAACTCTCTACCTCAAAATCATGGTACCACTTCTTTTCATCTTCCATCATTTTCCTTTGAGCATGAAGTCTGGCCAAGTTTATTTGTATTATATGCAGAAAAACTCTAAAAGTTGGGAATCCAGTGTATATGTAAGCTCGTGATGGGTACCATTATGTCATTGTGGAGACAAAGCTGTGATTCGTAGGGCAAAAACAACTaagaattttggaaaaaaattttgGGGTTGTCCAAATTTTAAGGTAAGCCCTAATTTCAGTTTGATTTATGTCCATTTACCAAGATTTTGAAGTGGAGAAAACATGACATATTTTGTTTCTTGTAATGTTATGTGTATTATTTTTTAGGATGATTTAGGAGCATCTGTTTGTATCAGTTTGACTTGAAAGATTATGAGTTTGTATTTGTTTGGCATATTAGTTTGTATCAATTTGTATCAGTTAGCTGTTTGTATCAGTTTGACATAATATGAGTTGTTATTGAAAGATAATGTTGTACCGGTCCATAACACAATGTATCAGTTTGTGTGTTTTCTTCAAAACCTATAAATGATTTGCAAAACTAAATTACCATAACCAATTTGTAGCCATTCATTATCCAGTTTGCATCAATTCCTAAAACAAATTCACAACATGTTTACTATACTCATCAAAAACAGGTTCatataagattttcaaaata
The sequence above is drawn from the Vicia villosa cultivar HV-30 ecotype Madison, WI unplaced genomic scaffold, Vvil1.0 ctg.003591F_1_1, whole genome shotgun sequence genome and encodes:
- the LOC131641236 gene encoding protein GRAVITROPIC IN THE LIGHT 1-like, whose protein sequence is MESVKPSAVTTPSKKLARNFAKVLHLRAFLKNVTISETNPKDETTAINWSESFNRVDEDEELQEQRVATEALLAKVFASVSTVKGAYAELQHFQSPFDPDGIEASDKLLVSELKHLSELKQCYLKKQFDPLPEKAILEAESKETKGVIKTYEVTAKKLESQVRLKDSEIMFLKEKLAEANSHNKLIEKRLNQSGSLSVSSSSLDNNVHISGLSPSHFASILRHTVKSIRNFVRLVVDEMRSAKWDIDAAVDAIEHNVVYLVEDHKCFAIESFVCKAMFDAFHFPNFNLPNESLPDDRTNQQNWFFQNFNELKSTKVKDFLASKPRSSFAKFCMNKYLRLVHPKMESSFFGNMNHRNFISNGEFPKSEFFASFAEMAKRVYLLHCLAYSFKDQAEIFQVSKGCRFSDVYMESVNDEIFMCSSNSDKTTTIVEPEQEPVVGFTVVPGFRIGKTVLQCQVYLMQKKSS